A window of Microbispora hainanensis genomic DNA:
CACCGGTCAAACCTAACGGGCCCCCGTTCCCGGCACGGAGGCGGGGACGGGGGCCGTGTGAGGCGGAAGGAACGCGGCTCAGTCGCGGGTGAGCTTGCGGTAGGTGACGCGGTGCGGGCGGGCGGCGTCCGCGCCCAGCCGCTCGATCTTGTTCTTCTCGTAGTCGGCGTAGTTGCCCTCGAACCAGAACCAGTTCGAGCCCTCTTCCCACGCCAGGATGTGGGTGGCGATGCGGTCGAGGAACCACCGGTCGTGCGAGGTGATCACGGCGCAGCCCGGGAAGTCGAGCAGCGCGTTCTCCAGGCTGGACAGCGTCTCGGTGTCGAGGTCGTTGGTGGGCTCGTCCAGGAGCAGCACGTTGCCGCCCTGCTTGAGGGTGAGCGCGAGGTTGAGCCGGTTGCGCTCGCCACCGGACAGCACGCCCGCGAGCTTCTGCTGGTCGGGGCCCTTGAAGCCGAACGCCGCGACGTACGCTCGCGAGGGCATCTCGACGTTGCCGACCTTGATGTGGTCGAGCCCGTCGGAGACGACCTGCCAGACGTTCTTGGCGGGGTCGATGCCGGCCCTGCTCTGGTCGACGTACGAGATCTTGACGGTCTCGCCGACGGTGATGGACCCGGTGTCCGGGGTCTCGGACCCGGTGATCATCCGGAAGAGCGTGGTCTTGCCGACGCCGTTCGGGCCGATGACGCCGACGATGCCGTTGCGCGGCAGGTCGAAGGACAGCTCGTCCATGAGCAGCCGGTCGCCGAAGCCCTTGCTCAGCTTCTCGGCCCGGATGACCGTCGTGCCCAGGCGCGGGCCCGGCGGGATCTGGATCTCCTCGAAGTCGAGCTTGCGATACTTGTCGGCCTCGGCGGCCATCTCCTCGTAGCGCTGGAGACGGGCGCGGCTCTTGGTCTGGCGGGCGCGCGCGTTGGAGCGCACCCACTGCAGCTCCTCCTCCAGGCGCTTCTTGCGCTTGGCGTCCTTCTGGCCCTCGACCTTCAGACGCGCGGCCTTGGCCTCAAGGTAGGTGGAGTAGTTGCCCTCGTAGGGGTAGCACCGGCCCCGGTCGAGCTCCAGGATCCAGTTGGCGACGTTGTCGAGGAAGTAGCGGTCGTGGGTGACGGCCAGGACGGTGCCGGGGTACTTTTCCAGGTGCTGCTCCAGCCACTGGACGCTCTCGGCGTCGAGGTGGTTGGTGGGCTCGTCGAGCAGCAGCAGGTCGGGCTGCTCCAGCAGCAGCTTGCACAGCGCGACCCGGCGCCGCTCACCACCGCTGAGCTTGGTCACCTCGGCGTCGGGCGGCGGGCAGCGCAACGCGTCCATGGCCTGTTCGAGCTGGCTGTCGAGGTCCCACGCGTTGCGGTGGTCGAGCGCGTCCTGCAGACGGCCCATCTCCTCCAGCAGCTCGTCGCTGTAGTCGGTGGCCATCTGCTCGGCGATCTCGTTGAACCGGTCGAGCATGGCCTTGGTCTCGGCGACGCCCTCCTCGACGTTTCCGAGCACGGTCTTCGACTCGTTGAGCGCCGGCTCCTGCATCAGGATGCCGACCGTGAAGCCGGGCATCAGCCGGGCCTCGCCGTTGGACGGCTGCTCCAGCCCCGCCATCATCTTGAGCAGCGTCGACTTGCCCGTGCCGTTCGGGCCCAGGACACCGATCTTGGCCCCCGGCAGGAACGACAGGGTGACGTCGTCGAGAACCACCTTGTCACCGTGCGCCTTGCGCACGCGCTGCAACGTATAGATGTACTCCGGCATACCTTCAAGCCTAGGGGATCGCACCGGCAGCGCCGTCCGCGCTGCGCGGAGGTGGGGCCACTGGGGCGGCAGGGAGACAGACCCTGTCCCTGCCGAGCTCCTTCGCGCGATAGAGGGCGAGATCGGCGGCGGCCAGCAGCTCGATCAGGTCCTCACCGTGGACGTTCATGATCGCCACCCCGGCGGAGACCGTGACCGTGACCGTCGCCTGCTCGGCGGGGACGACCATCCGGCCCACCCTGGTGCGCAGCCGTTCGGCCACCCGCCTCGCCTCGTGCACGTCGGCGCCGGGCAGCAGCACGACGAACTCCTCGCCGCCGAACCGCCCCACCACGTCGTACTCACGCAGCTGGGTGCGGAGGGTGGCCGCCACCTGGGCGAGGACCTGGTCGCCCACCAGGTGGCCGTAGGTGTCGTTGACCTTCTTGAAGTGGTCGATGTCCACCAGGACCAGCGCGAGGGCGTCTCCGGTCCGCTGGGCCCTGACGATCTCCGTGTCCGCCTCCCGCTGCCAGGCGGCCGCGTTGAGAAGGCCCGTCTTCGGGTCCGTACGGGCCGCGGCCTGGAGCTGGGCGTGCAGCAGGCTCCGCTGCAGCAGCACGACGGGCGGCAGCACGAGCAGCAGCAGCGCCAGGTTGAGGCCGCAGACGACGGCGACGAGCACGCCGAGGCAGAGCTCGACCGCGTCGAGCAGGACGCGCTCACGGTCCCACAGCACCTCGCCCCAGCGGCCCTCCGGGTCGGACGCGTGCGCCGCGACCGCGATCAGCGCGGTGTTGAGCACCGTGAACAGCACCGCGCAGGCCGCCGCGACCGCGATCGGCCCGCCCTTCCCCGCCGACAGGTCCGCGGCGGAGGGGACCCATCGGTGGAAGACGGCCGAGGCGGAGCCCGCCGCGATCCCG
This region includes:
- a CDS encoding GGDEF domain-containing protein, which translates into the protein MTATGQTSARPRSAICSRNRWPLLAQPPALVSYVCAIVAFDAVLIAVLAKSTAFHTPHLVMFGALTVCGAVCIEATRRLGMPAGVSRDLLSAWWLPVAFLLPPVYALLAPIPMQILLQLRVRATVLYRRVFSAAAIGIAAGSASAVFHRWVPSAADLSAGKGGPIAVAAACAVLFTVLNTALIAVAAHASDPEGRWGEVLWDRERVLLDAVELCLGVLVAVVCGLNLALLLLVLPPVVLLQRSLLHAQLQAAARTDPKTGLLNAAAWQREADTEIVRAQRTGDALALVLVDIDHFKKVNDTYGHLVGDQVLAQVAATLRTQLREYDVVGRFGGEEFVVLLPGADVHEARRVAERLRTRVGRMVVPAEQATVTVTVSAGVAIMNVHGEDLIELLAAADLALYRAKELGRDRVCLPAAPVAPPPRSADGAAGAIP
- the ettA gene encoding energy-dependent translational throttle protein EttA, with product MPEYIYTLQRVRKAHGDKVVLDDVTLSFLPGAKIGVLGPNGTGKSTLLKMMAGLEQPSNGEARLMPGFTVGILMQEPALNESKTVLGNVEEGVAETKAMLDRFNEIAEQMATDYSDELLEEMGRLQDALDHRNAWDLDSQLEQAMDALRCPPPDAEVTKLSGGERRRVALCKLLLEQPDLLLLDEPTNHLDAESVQWLEQHLEKYPGTVLAVTHDRYFLDNVANWILELDRGRCYPYEGNYSTYLEAKAARLKVEGQKDAKRKKRLEEELQWVRSNARARQTKSRARLQRYEEMAAEADKYRKLDFEEIQIPPGPRLGTTVIRAEKLSKGFGDRLLMDELSFDLPRNGIVGVIGPNGVGKTTLFRMITGSETPDTGSITVGETVKISYVDQSRAGIDPAKNVWQVVSDGLDHIKVGNVEMPSRAYVAAFGFKGPDQQKLAGVLSGGERNRLNLALTLKQGGNVLLLDEPTNDLDTETLSSLENALLDFPGCAVITSHDRWFLDRIATHILAWEEGSNWFWFEGNYADYEKNKIERLGADAARPHRVTYRKLTRD